From the Martelella mediterranea DSM 17316 genome, one window contains:
- a CDS encoding HAD-IA family hydrolase, protein MRLVLFDCDGTLVDTIAIIQESMARTFTRFGYPVPAIEKTRATVGLTLDVSISLLLGREGPDEECREMMAYYRSLFSEVRSDPAMQERLFEGIAPMLEQLFLQDDILIGAVTGKSRRGLDHMLDLHGYASKFVVSRTADDCPSKPHPAMVLECCVETGIEPAETMVIGDSVYDMQMSRSAGADAIGVSWGYGATTDLTTSGASAIAESPDDILKLVLKTIQ, encoded by the coding sequence ATGAGACTTGTATTGTTCGATTGCGACGGCACGCTGGTGGATACGATCGCCATCATCCAGGAATCGATGGCGCGCACCTTCACCCGTTTCGGCTATCCGGTTCCAGCCATCGAGAAGACCCGCGCCACCGTTGGGCTGACGCTCGACGTGTCGATTTCGCTGTTGCTTGGCCGCGAGGGGCCGGATGAGGAATGCCGCGAGATGATGGCTTATTACCGCTCGCTGTTTTCCGAGGTGCGTTCCGACCCGGCCATGCAGGAGCGGCTGTTTGAAGGCATCGCGCCGATGCTGGAGCAGCTTTTCCTGCAGGATGATATCCTGATCGGGGCCGTGACCGGAAAGTCGCGGCGCGGGCTCGACCACATGCTCGATCTGCACGGCTATGCCAGCAAGTTCGTGGTTTCGCGCACCGCCGACGACTGCCCGTCCAAGCCGCATCCGGCGATGGTGCTGGAATGCTGCGTCGAGACCGGCATCGAGCCGGCCGAAACCATGGTTATCGGCGATTCCGTCTATGACATGCAGATGTCCCGTTCCGCCGGCGCCGATGCGATCGGCGTATCCTGGGGTTATGGCGCAACCACCGACCTGACCACCTCGGGCGCCTCCGCGATTGCCGAAAGCCCGGACGATATCCTGAAACTCGTGCTGAAGACCATCCAATGA